A single genomic interval of Corylus avellana chromosome ca10, CavTom2PMs-1.0 harbors:
- the LOC132162834 gene encoding uncharacterized protein LOC132162834, which translates to MDSLGHSSQLLSLLFLFFSISASATPFNTPRLGTTRRTWQHGPQTTYSSSDTEDFKTFYHTQPLDHFNYRPDSYTTFQQRYLINFNYWGGADSNAPIFAYLGAEESLDVDLPIIGFLNDNALQFKAIQLYIEHRFYGKSKPFGSMKEALKDESTRGYFNSAQALADYAAVLLHVKQNLSAENSPVIVIGGSYGGMLAAWFRLKYPHVVLGSLASSAPILYFDDIVPQDGYYSVVTKDFKETSQSCYETIRQSWAEIDRVASTPNGLSTLSKKFNACRPLNKSSELKDYLDNIVTGAAQYNYDAPRYLMSDICRAIDGAAAGTDTLGRIYAGVVASYRQNRSCYDMNEFTAPSETTDGWGWQSCSDMVMPIGHDTNGSMFPPSPFNLTDFNNYCKKLYGVEPRPHWVTTYYGGQDIKLILRRFASNIIFSNGLKDPYSSGGVLEDISHSLLAVTTAEGSHCLDIIVANSSSDPHWLVKQRNKEIKIIKKWIANYQAHLLQLKHRVPV; encoded by the exons ATGGACTCTCTTGGACACTCGTCGCAATTGCTTTCTCTCCTCTTcctatttttctcaatttctgCTTCTGCGACCCCGTTTAACACTCCGAGGCTTGGAACAACACGGAGAACATGGCAACATGGACCTCAAACCACATACTCTTCATCCGACACCGAggatttcaaaacattttatcaCACCCAACCACTTGATCACTTCAACTACAGGCCTGATAGCTACACCACTTTTCAGCAAAGATATTTGATCAACTTTAACTACTGGGGTGGAGCGGATTCCAACGCACCAATATTTGCATATCTTGGCGCAGAAGAATCTTTGGATGTTGATTTACCCATCATTGGGTTTCTCAATGATAATGCCCTCCAGTTTAAGGCCATCCAACTGTACATAGAG CATCGGTTCTATGGGAAATCGAAACCATTTGGATCAATGAAAGAGGCTTTGAAGGATGAGAGTACTCGTGGTTATTTCAACTCGGCTCAGGCTTTAGCAGATTACGCTGCTGTGCTCTTACACGTCAAGCAAAATTTATCTGCAGAAAATTCTCCAGTAATCGTTATTGGAGGCTCCTATGGAGGAA TGCTTGCAGCATGGTTTCGGCTAAAGTATCCTCACGTTGTCCTTGGATCTCTAGCTTCTTCAGCTCCAATCCTTTACTTTGACGACATTGTACCTCAAGATGGATACTACTCTGTAGTAACCAAGGATTTTAAA GAAACTAGTCAAAGTTGCTATGAAACCATCCGGCAATCATGGGCTGAAATTGATAGAGTTGCTTCCACACCTAATGGCCTTTCAACCCTTAGCAAGAAATTTAATGCTTGCCG TCCATTAAATAAGTCTTCTGAGCTGAAGGACTATTTGGACAATATAGTTACTGGAGCAGCTCAATATAATTATGATGCCCCAAGATACCTAATGAGTGATATATGCAGAGCCATTGATGGAGCAGCTGCTGGAACAGATACCCTTGGCCGAATATATGCGGGTGTTGTTGCTAGTTATAGACAAAACCGTTCATGCTATGATATGAATGAGTTCACTGCTCCAAGTGAAACAACTGATGGGTGGGGTTGGCAG TCATGTAGTGATATGGTTATGCCCATTGGCCATGATACAAACGGCTCTATGTTCCCTCCATCACCCTTCAATCTAACCGACTTCAACAATTACTGCAAGAAATTGTATGGCGTCGAGCCTCGGCCTCATTGGGTCACAACTTATTACGGCGGTCAg GATATAAAACTGATTCTCCGTAGGTTTGCTAGCAACATCATATTCTCCAATGGGCTAAAAGATCCTTACAGTAGTGGAGG GGTCTTGGAGGACATATCACACAGCCTCTTAGCCGTCACTACAGCTGAAG GCTCTCATTGCTTGGACATCATTGTGGCAAATTCTTCTTCTGATCCGCATTGGTTGGTCAAGCAAAGAAATAAAGAGAtcaagataattaaaaaatggaTTGCCAATTACCAGGCTCATCTTCTACAGCTCAAACACCGCGTTCCTGTATGA